A portion of the Rutidosis leptorrhynchoides isolate AG116_Rl617_1_P2 unplaced genomic scaffold, CSIRO_AGI_Rlap_v1 contig196, whole genome shotgun sequence genome contains these proteins:
- the LOC139881798 gene encoding uncharacterized protein: MLKDREQRRKLDSKSERGVFVGYSVNNRAYRIFIEKSNTITESINIVFDDMQVEVENQEDGEPGIGQLLSNDNAPSVGALGAEDVNNNENTPSVEALPVNTDSRNTQESTPAVTNQNVYPSTRIQKNHPTEDIIGDIDERRTRGVPRNNYRDMMNYVAYTSKIEPKKVDEALTDELWIRAMQEELHQFERNRVWELVPRPEHCNIISTKWIFKNKTDEQGNITRNKARLVAQGYTQVEGVDFDETFAPVARLESIRLLIAVAAYGNITLYQMDVKSAFLNGYLNEEVYVESSQKDFVIRFFQIMCTSSQKLYMVSSKLQGHGMKDYRCI, from the coding sequence ATGTTGAAGGATAGAGAACAAAGAAGGAAACTCGACTCCAAAAGTGAAAGGGGAGTATTTGTTGGCTATTCAGTTAATAATAGAGCTTATAGGATATTTATTGAAAAGTCTAATACCATTACTGAATCAATCAACATTGTGTTTGATGACATGCAGGTGGAAGTGGAAAATCAAGAGGATGGTGAACCTGGAATTGGTCAACTTCTATCTAATGACAACGCACCTAGTGTGGGGGCATTAGGAGCAGAAGATGTTAACAATAATGAAAACACACCTAGTGTGGAGGCATTACCTGTTAACACAGATTCTAGGAACACTCAAGAATCCACACCTGCAGTCACAAACCAGAATGTGTATCCATCAACAAGAATCCAAAAGAACCATCCAACCGAAGATATTATTGGAGACATCGATGAAAGAAGAACAAGAGGGGTGCCTAGAAATAACTACAGAGATATGATGAATTATGTTGCTTATACATCTAAAATTGAACCAAAGAAAGTTGATGAGGCTTTGACCGATGAATTATGGATACGTGCTATGCAGGAGGAACTACATCAGTTCGAAAGAAACAGAGTATGGGAACTGGTTCCTAGACCTGAGCATTGCAATATCATTAGTACAAAATGGATATTCAAGAACAAAACTGATGAGCAGGGAAATATCACTAGAAATAAAGCGAGACTTGTTGCACAAGGTTACACACAGGTCGAAGGAGTGGATTtcgatgagacttttgctcctgttgctaggcTTGAATCAATCAGATTATTGATAGCTGTGGCTGCATATGGGAACATTACCttgtatcaaatggatgtcaagagtgcctTTCTAAATGGGTATTTAAATGAAGAAGTATATGTTGAGAGCAGCCAAAAGGATTTTGTGATCCGGTTTTTCCAAATCATGTGTACAAGCTCACAAAAACTCTATATGGTCTCAAGCAAGCTCCAAGGACATGGTATGAAAGACTATCGGTGTATTTAG